A genomic segment from Halobellus litoreus encodes:
- a CDS encoding zinc-dependent alcohol dehydrogenase — protein MEEPGELEMKELGVPEVGAKDILVKVELSGICGSDVHMYDGGMDLNFPVLPGHEFSGVIEDLGDDVETDAKGESVSEGDKVTVVPGIVCGECWYCNNVPTRPTTCKNRDVYGFLGTDYRQGVHGGFSEYMIADGRSSFYKLPDGMDIELGALAEPLSVATRAFERAYSPGIPDAREGIGIGKSIAVQGAGPIGLLAMSAAEAAGAGQIIAVDAIEERLSLAQEFGATHTVDLTQYDGDDDLIRAVKELTPGNVGPDAAIEAAGIPVAFSQGIEIPRDGGTLVEVGHYAYSGEAEVNPTRVVQKDIDLRGSLAYPPNQFETSLSLLDQLKDDVPFDTLFNHKAGFDDAESAYEAQKSGEAYRATIHPFGV, from the coding sequence ATGGAAGAGCCTGGCGAATTGGAAATGAAAGAGCTTGGGGTCCCAGAGGTTGGTGCGAAAGACATTCTGGTCAAGGTCGAACTCAGTGGGATCTGCGGGTCGGATGTCCATATGTACGATGGAGGTATGGATCTTAACTTCCCCGTACTCCCGGGGCATGAATTTTCGGGCGTCATCGAGGATCTGGGTGACGATGTGGAAACGGACGCGAAGGGAGAGTCCGTCTCCGAGGGTGACAAAGTGACGGTTGTCCCGGGTATCGTTTGTGGCGAATGCTGGTACTGCAACAACGTGCCGACTCGACCCACCACGTGTAAGAACCGCGATGTCTACGGATTCTTGGGTACTGATTACCGGCAGGGGGTCCACGGCGGCTTCAGTGAGTATATGATCGCTGACGGTCGTTCCAGCTTTTACAAACTCCCTGATGGGATGGATATCGAACTGGGGGCGCTTGCCGAACCCCTCTCAGTTGCTACGCGCGCCTTCGAACGGGCCTACAGCCCCGGTATCCCAGACGCGCGTGAGGGCATTGGCATCGGGAAGTCCATCGCTGTCCAAGGCGCCGGCCCAATAGGCCTACTCGCAATGAGCGCCGCTGAGGCCGCTGGCGCTGGTCAGATCATCGCTGTTGACGCAATCGAAGAGCGGCTATCGTTAGCTCAAGAGTTCGGTGCGACTCACACGGTGGACCTGACTCAATATGACGGCGACGATGATCTCATTCGGGCCGTGAAAGAGTTAACACCCGGAAACGTCGGACCTGATGCCGCAATCGAGGCCGCAGGGATTCCCGTTGCGTTCAGCCAGGGAATCGAAATTCCCCGCGACGGGGGCACTCTCGTGGAAGTGGGTCACTACGCGTATAGCGGTGAAGCCGAAGTCAATCCGACCCGGGTGGTCCAGAAGGACATCGATCTCAGAGGGAGCCTCGCGTATCCCCCGAACCAGTTCGAAACGTCGCTTTCGCTGCTTGACCAGCTTAAGGACGACGTCCCCTTCGACACGCTATTTAATCACAAGGCCGGATTCGATGACGCTGAGTCGGCCTATGAGGCGCAAAAGAGCGGCGAAGCGTACCGCGCCACGATCCATCCATTCGGCGTATGA
- a CDS encoding glycerol dehydrogenase, producing the protein MRKHLLAPGAYVQGDGVIATGESFGTLQGTTAFVLGGETALSMTESDLHLGLESAGVDVAAIEPGVDSCTFDRIESLVDDATAAAADTIIGVGGGVALDTSKAVADALDAELVTVPTIASTDAPCSSVSVVYDEEGNFDGYVHRDRDPDLVLADTGVIVRAPTRFLRYGMGDAFATRFEAEAVARSNEVTHAGAHSTGAALTLARSTFDNLLSYGESALAANERTAVTPAFERIVETNTLLSGLGFESGGLAAAHAFGKGFSKTDADAQHGLLIAFSTIAQLVLEDRDPDILESALDVYHTLGLDRRLTDLGINDGAVETVAKNACSKDTTMSNEPVTVSPERAAAALRTADELIAQY; encoded by the coding sequence ATGAGAAAACATCTCCTCGCCCCCGGGGCCTATGTGCAGGGCGACGGCGTTATCGCCACAGGGGAATCGTTCGGGACGCTACAGGGAACGACCGCGTTCGTCCTCGGGGGCGAGACGGCCCTCTCGATGACAGAGTCAGATCTCCACCTCGGACTCGAATCAGCAGGAGTGGATGTCGCCGCTATCGAGCCTGGAGTGGATAGTTGTACATTCGACCGGATCGAGTCGCTAGTTGACGACGCAACGGCAGCAGCAGCGGATACAATCATCGGAGTCGGTGGCGGGGTCGCTCTTGACACGAGTAAGGCGGTTGCCGACGCTCTAGATGCAGAGCTAGTCACGGTTCCGACGATCGCGAGCACCGATGCGCCCTGTAGCTCGGTTTCGGTTGTCTACGACGAGGAGGGCAACTTCGACGGCTACGTTCACAGGGATCGTGACCCCGATCTCGTGTTAGCCGACACGGGCGTAATTGTCCGCGCACCCACACGATTCCTTCGATACGGGATGGGTGATGCCTTCGCCACTCGCTTCGAGGCCGAAGCAGTCGCACGATCGAACGAAGTAACGCATGCTGGTGCTCACTCGACCGGTGCTGCGTTGACTCTTGCCCGTTCTACATTTGATAACCTCCTATCATATGGAGAGTCGGCACTAGCCGCGAACGAGCGGACCGCTGTCACTCCCGCGTTCGAACGCATTGTAGAGACGAACACGTTGCTTTCCGGTCTTGGTTTCGAGTCTGGGGGGCTCGCTGCTGCCCATGCGTTCGGGAAAGGCTTCTCGAAGACGGACGCAGACGCTCAACACGGGCTCTTGATTGCGTTCAGCACAATCGCCCAACTAGTGCTGGAAGACCGTGACCCGGACATTCTCGAATCGGCACTGGACGTCTATCACACACTGGGTCTGGACCGCCGGCTCACTGATCTCGGAATCAATGACGGCGCAGTCGAGACCGTCGCTAAGAACGCTTGTAGTAAGGATACGACGATGAGCAATGAGCCGGTTACTGTCTCCCCCGAACGAGCGGCCGCGGCTCTTCGGACGGCTGACGAACTCATCGCTCAGTACTGA
- a CDS encoding thiamine pyrophosphate-dependent dehydrogenase E1 component subunit alpha, whose protein sequence is MVAPEERKDLHEDLLLNRLFEEKVLEVYEDSGIPELPHLSLGQEAVGVGTVFALEDDDWLSPSLRTRAVTLMRLSLRDVVTGMFGTESGPTEGRTTQHHLGSSEAHVMGTTGMVGSHLNVAAGAGLTAQQLGEDRVTAVFFGDGAATRGEFHTALNFAAVEDLPVIFVLENNEWIEETRALDVIAVEENISEMAGHDLPKEVIDGQDVDEVVDTVSEAAERARSGDGPTLIEAKTYRYRPHAEVIPERRDEDEIAEWKERDPVELHREYLLDNDIVDEGWLESTRDALMKDIEDAFQFAEEDSLPDEEAMYKVYKDTDVDRHGGVR, encoded by the coding sequence ATGGTAGCGCCTGAGGAGCGAAAAGACCTCCATGAGGATCTATTGTTGAATAGGCTTTTTGAGGAGAAAGTTCTCGAAGTGTACGAAGACAGTGGCATTCCCGAACTACCTCACTTGAGTTTGGGCCAAGAAGCCGTTGGGGTAGGCACGGTGTTCGCACTGGAAGACGATGACTGGCTCTCCCCGTCTTTGCGAACACGTGCGGTCACGCTGATGCGCCTCTCACTACGCGATGTCGTCACTGGTATGTTCGGGACGGAATCTGGGCCCACTGAAGGGCGTACGACTCAACACCATCTTGGATCGTCAGAGGCCCACGTTATGGGCACCACCGGTATGGTCGGTAGCCACCTCAACGTGGCTGCTGGCGCGGGGCTCACCGCACAACAACTCGGGGAGGACCGCGTGACGGCTGTTTTCTTCGGTGACGGTGCAGCTACGCGTGGAGAATTCCATACCGCACTCAACTTTGCCGCCGTTGAGGACCTCCCGGTTATCTTCGTTTTGGAGAACAACGAATGGATCGAAGAAACCCGGGCCCTCGACGTAATCGCAGTTGAAGAGAACATCAGCGAAATGGCGGGTCATGATCTCCCGAAGGAGGTGATCGACGGACAAGATGTTGACGAGGTCGTCGACACCGTTTCGGAGGCAGCCGAGCGAGCGCGTTCCGGGGACGGTCCAACGCTGATCGAGGCCAAGACCTATCGGTACCGACCCCACGCAGAAGTCATCCCAGAACGCCGCGACGAGGACGAAATTGCAGAGTGGAAAGAGCGCGATCCCGTCGAGCTCCATCGTGAATACCTTCTCGATAATGACATCGTGGACGAAGGCTGGCTCGAATCGACACGAGATGCACTTATGAAAGATATCGAAGACGCGTTCCAGTTTGCCGAAGAGGACTCCCTACCGGATGAAGAGGCGATGTACAAGGTGTACAAAGACACTGACGTCGATAGACACGGAGGTGTCCGCTGA
- a CDS encoding alpha-ketoacid dehydrogenase subunit beta, with product MAELTVRDSINRALAEEMNRDERVFLYGEDVADYGGLYQVTEGLRDEIGEDRVFDTPLSETTLGGTAVGAALTGTRPVVEIMFGDFLSIIADHLINYAAKMHFNYSDDTSVPLVVRTTYGAGDQFGLHHSQDPISWFQNVPGLKMIAPSTPADYKGLLKSAVRDDDPVIFFENKQRYDLSGEVPEGDHTVPIGEADIKRSGKDMTIVAIGGMVDIALEAAQSLADQGYDCEVIDPRTVMPLDKETIIESVKKTHALTVVHESARFGGIGGEIASEVADEALFYLDAPVKRVGAPFTPVPFAENLEQMYLPGAKDVETAVVDALEE from the coding sequence ATGGCTGAATTAACTGTTCGAGATAGCATCAACCGAGCGCTTGCTGAAGAGATGAATCGTGATGAACGTGTCTTCCTTTACGGCGAGGACGTCGCCGACTATGGCGGTCTTTATCAGGTGACGGAAGGACTGCGGGACGAGATCGGCGAGGATCGTGTCTTCGATACACCGCTCTCTGAGACCACACTCGGAGGCACCGCGGTCGGGGCTGCTCTCACCGGAACACGCCCCGTCGTCGAAATTATGTTCGGTGACTTCCTCTCTATCATCGCGGATCATCTGATAAATTATGCCGCGAAAATGCATTTCAATTATAGTGACGATACCAGTGTTCCGCTCGTCGTCAGGACTACATACGGAGCCGGAGACCAGTTCGGCCTCCACCATAGTCAAGACCCAATCTCCTGGTTCCAGAATGTTCCCGGACTCAAGATGATCGCGCCCTCGACGCCGGCGGATTACAAGGGACTTCTCAAATCTGCCGTACGCGACGATGACCCGGTCATCTTTTTCGAGAACAAGCAGCGCTATGACCTCTCAGGCGAGGTTCCGGAAGGCGATCATACGGTCCCAATCGGCGAAGCTGACATCAAGCGAAGCGGCAAAGATATGACCATCGTCGCCATCGGTGGAATGGTAGACATCGCCCTTGAGGCGGCTCAGTCTCTCGCCGACCAGGGGTATGACTGTGAGGTAATCGATCCCCGGACTGTGATGCCCCTCGATAAAGAAACCATCATTGAGTCTGTGAAAAAAACGCACGCGCTTACCGTTGTCCACGAATCCGCCCGATTCGGCGGTATCGGTGGCGAAATTGCGAGCGAAGTCGCAGATGAGGCCCTGTTCTACCTCGATGCACCAGTAAAACGCGTCGGTGCACCGTTCACCCCGGTTCCCTTCGCAGAGAACCTCGAGCAGATGTATCTGCCAGGCGCGAAGGACGTAGAGACAGCCGTCGTTGATGCACTTGAGGAATAG